The Shumkonia mesophila region TCGTTCGGCGTGATCGCACCGCCGGTTTCCCGGAAGATGGCCGCCGCCGTCTCGCGGTCGACGTTCACCTTGCCGGCGCAGATCCGGCTGACCGTGCTCTTGTCCTTGCCTATCCTTTCGCCGAACTCGGCGAAGGTGATCCCCAGCGACTTGAGATGGGCGCCCAGCTTGCTCATGCACCTAGCGTTGCACGACATGCACCATGATTGCAACACTATTTTAACGGCCGGAGGATAGAATGCGCTCCATGGCGAAGGACCACAGTATCCAGTTGCACATCCGGGCCTGGCGCGAGGCGCGGGATCTGACCCAGCAGCAGCTTGCCGACGCGGTCGGCCGCGACAAATCCGTGATCAGCAAGCTCGAACGGGGCTTGAGCGGGTTGACCGACCCAGTCTTGCGAAGCATCGCCGCCGCCCTTGGCATCCATCCGGGAGCTCTCTATGTCCCGCCCCCGGAAGGCACCGGCCCCGTCGGCGCCGACAGCACCGGCCAGGTCGGCTCGATAACCCTTCCGGGGGGCCGCAGCGACGCGGCGCCGGCGGGTCCTCTATGGAGCCAGGGCGCTCTCGTGGGAGATCGCCCGGATCTCCCGGTCTACGCCAGCGCCGA contains the following coding sequences:
- a CDS encoding XRE family transcriptional regulator, translating into MAKDHSIQLHIRAWREARDLTQQQLADAVGRDKSVISKLERGLSGLTDPVLRSIAAALGIHPGALYVPPPEGTGPVGADSTGQVGSITLPGGRSDAAPAGPLWSQGALVGDRPDLPVYASAEGGSTGMTVDFNPIDWVKRPEPLFNVKAGFAMYVVGDSMEPAYRQGDMILVHPHRPANQGDDVLVVKADGNGRHDALIKQLVSVNDDALRVRQWNPVKEFAIPRKDVFAVYVVVGRYNRR
- a CDS encoding helix-turn-helix transcriptional regulator, with amino-acid sequence MSKLGAHLKSLGITFAEFGERIGKDKSTVSRICAGKVNVDRETAAAIFRETGGAITPNDLFNIPATEEAA